Proteins from a single region of Cryomorphaceae bacterium:
- a CDS encoding single-stranded DNA-binding protein: MAGVNKVILLGNLGGDPEVRTLENGNKVANFNLATSESYKDRNSGERITQTEWHRIVIWRGLAEVAEKYLHKGDQIYVEGKLQTRNYQDKDGVTRYTTEIVVNEMTMLGKREMSQGPAGQSTEQKPQSAAATSRNGHPEPQLPEADEEDDLPF; encoded by the coding sequence ATGGCAGGAGTAAATAAGGTAATCCTTCTCGGAAACCTGGGCGGTGACCCGGAAGTAAGAACACTTGAAAACGGAAACAAAGTAGCCAACTTCAATCTGGCTACCTCTGAAAGCTACAAAGACCGCAACAGCGGTGAGCGCATTACCCAAACAGAATGGCACAGAATCGTAATTTGGCGCGGACTGGCGGAAGTTGCTGAAAAATACCTTCACAAAGGCGATCAGATTTATGTGGAAGGAAAACTACAAACGCGTAATTACCAGGACAAAGATGGCGTGACCCGCTACACTACCGAAATTGTGGTGAACGAAATGACCATGCTCGGCAAGAGAGAAATGAGCCAGGGACCGGCTGGACAAAGCACAGAGCAAAAACCACAGTCTGCTGCGGCTACAAGCCGAAACGGACATCCTGAGCCGCAACTGCCGGAAGCCGACGAAGAAGATGACCTCCCCTTCTGA
- the gldE gene encoding gliding motility-associated protein GldE, translating to MLLLVCSALISGSEVAYFSLSPSDMQTIDTESDAANQRISSMLSKPSKLLATILICNNIINIGIVILSTFVLGKWFQFIADNAMLQFLVEVVIVTALLLLFGEVVPKIYAASNALGVARTMALMLSVMNKFFSPLSNILVRGSAKLRRRFEQNTIGNEVSSDELEHAIELTLDRETTREEQRILEGIVKFGNIEVRQIMRPRTETVAFDIKTSYPELVRAMIESGHSRFPIYRGSFDDVVGILVIKDLIPYSDRSQFKWQSLIRTPFIIPENKKLDDLLKEFQEKKVHMAIVVDEYGGTSGIVTLEDVIEEIVGDITDEFDDDEVTYSKLDDFNYVFEGRTLLVDLYRILDLDEEPFEENKGEADTLAGFILEQVGKIPLKNERIRFHDYTFVIEAADKRRIKRVKITLPQEETEEK from the coding sequence ATGTTATTGCTGGTTTGCTCTGCATTGATTTCAGGCTCTGAGGTAGCGTACTTTTCTCTTTCACCCTCGGATATGCAAACCATTGATACAGAATCCGACGCGGCCAACCAGCGCATTTCCTCAATGTTGAGCAAGCCGTCCAAACTGCTTGCTACCATTCTGATTTGCAATAACATCATCAATATCGGCATTGTTATTCTCTCTACCTTTGTGCTGGGAAAATGGTTTCAGTTTATCGCTGACAATGCCATGCTCCAGTTTCTGGTGGAAGTGGTGATTGTAACCGCACTCCTGCTGCTCTTTGGCGAGGTGGTTCCGAAGATTTACGCAGCATCCAATGCATTGGGAGTAGCCCGTACCATGGCCCTCATGCTGAGTGTAATGAATAAATTTTTTAGTCCGTTGAGCAACATTCTGGTGCGCGGCTCGGCCAAATTACGGCGGCGCTTTGAGCAGAACACCATCGGAAACGAGGTAAGCTCGGATGAACTGGAACACGCCATTGAACTGACCCTTGACAGGGAAACCACGCGCGAAGAACAGCGCATTCTGGAGGGTATCGTGAAATTCGGAAATATTGAAGTACGCCAGATTATGCGACCCCGCACCGAAACCGTGGCCTTCGACATTAAAACCTCCTACCCGGAGCTTGTGCGCGCAATGATAGAATCGGGCCACTCGCGCTTTCCTATCTACCGAGGCTCTTTTGACGACGTGGTGGGCATACTGGTAATCAAAGACCTCATCCCCTATTCGGATCGAAGTCAGTTTAAATGGCAATCGCTCATCCGAACACCCTTTATCATTCCCGAAAACAAAAAGCTGGACGACCTGCTCAAGGAGTTTCAGGAGAAAAAGGTGCACATGGCCATTGTGGTAGATGAATACGGCGGCACCTCAGGCATCGTAACCCTTGAAGATGTGATTGAAGAAATTGTGGGCGATATTACCGACGAGTTTGACGACGACGAAGTAACCTACAGCAAATTAGACGATTTCAATTACGTTTTTGAAGGCCGCACCTTGCTGGTTGACTTGTATCGTATTCTCGATCTGGACGAAGAACCCTTTGAAGAAAACAAAGGCGAAGCAGATACACTCGCCGGATTTATCCTAGAACAGGTGGGAAAAATTCCACTGAAAAATGAGCGTATCCGTTTTCACGACTATACTTTTGTGATTGAAGCGGCTGATAAGCGGCGTATCAAAAGAGTAAAAATCACCTTGCCGCAGGAAGAAACCGAGGAAAAATGA